The Mercurialis annua linkage group LG7, ddMerAnnu1.2, whole genome shotgun sequence genome includes the window TAAATCAGGATAGATTTGGTTATGTATACATTATAAATGtaataatgtttattttttagctGCTTGTGGTGAATTAACTGTTAATGATTGTGTTTGATTCATGAGATGCAAAGCATTTTTTTGGCAATTGAActtgttttaaggtttttattaattcttgttGAATTGCAGCATCGAGAACATGAGAGGGAGTCTTCTAAAAGTAGAGAGAAAGATAGAGAAAAGGGACGAGACAAGGAGAGGGATCGAGACAGGGATAGAGATAGGGATAAGGAACGTGAGAGAGATAAGGATGGTGAGAGAAGTAGAGATAGAGATAGGGATAGGGACAGAGATAGGGAAAGGGATCGAGACAAGGATCGTGACCGTCACCATAGAGACCGTGATCGCCATAGAGATCGTGGCGAGAGGAGGGAAAGGGGCAGAGATAGAGATGATGATGGTTTCAGCCGAAGCAGAGACTTTGACAGAGATAGGTAATGAAAAGTGATTTTGCATTTGAAATTGTATTTCAATGCTCTTCTACCTTATTCGTTACTTGCTGTACATAGtgattttactttattttttaatgctAATTGTAGGCGAAGAGACTTTGATAGAGAAAGGGAGGATAAGCATAAACGTCCGTCAcgatcttcttcaaggggcagAACAGAGCGCAGATCAAAGTCCCCCTCACGCGAGCGCTCTCGTTCCAAGAGGTATGCTTTCTAATGGAAAAGTTGGTTACGCTGAGGTGACCTAACTTTTGGCACTTAGCATCATACAAGATTCAGGAATGTCGGATGTTCTATTCATTTACTTTtgttcatttttcttttctgttCTCTAACTGTATTTTATTGCAGCAAAAGGATCAGTGGTTTTGATATGGCTCCTCCCCAACATTCACTGTTACCTGGTGCAGCTGCAGTTGCTGCTGTTGCAGGTACATGTTCTCTCCTTCATACTTAAAATTGCCATGCTTTATAACTGTACCTGTTTGCTTATGTGATCTAGTGTGAAAAGTTCGTACAGTTTACATGATGTCATTTTGGTAAGCAGtattttgttctttttgttaCGTACTTATAGCTTCCAGTATCTCGGTCTCTGAACGGgctgttttgttttttcttcttattattattattttattgcttGATGAAATAATTCTGGAACTGAGAAAATTTTGGGTTTTCTTGTCTttggtgtttgtttgtttgtttcttgtCTCATCTTTGTTGTAAGGCAATGTTGGGTCTCTAGTCCCACTGTGCTGACAATGGTGTGAGCCGACTTCTCTAGCTTTTATGAACAAGGAGGAATCGATGCACCGGTTTGATGGTTCTTGTTCGTCTTCAACTGGCAACTATTGCCTGTTTTGGTAGTCTTGCAAATATTTCCTCCAGAATCTGAATAAATGATGTATTCCTTTCATCtcttttaataaagttatttaaGTGTTAGGAGTTAATTGCTCAATTAAAAAACTATGCAGGGGTTTGTTATGGTAGGTCAAATGCATTGCAGTGTCAGGTGTGACTATGATTGAGCTCTAATTGTGTTTCAATAATCTCTGCAGGTCAGATTCCTGGGACTACTCCTGCCATCCAAGGAATTTTTCCAAACATGTTTGGTTTAGGGACTGGTCAGGTACGTGATTGAGCTGTGtgatctatattttattttcaaaattttttcatttattattcaTTAGCTTGGCTGTGTCATTTGTTTAATTGCAGCAGTTTGGTACTCTTCCTGTTATGCCAGTTCAAGCAATGACACAGCAGGTTAGGATGAATAGATATGCATTTCATTTTACCTTTGCCTTTTACATTTCATCTATTTGCATTTATTAAAACTTGTCTGATGCTCGGTTGATTTCTATTCCTCGTTTCAGGCTACTAGGCATGCTCGGCGGGTATATGTTGGAGGACTCCCCCCTACAGCCAATGAACAGGTTCTACTTTCTACAGTTTTTTTGGCTGATTTTCACGTTTGGTTCTAAATTATAATCCGGAGCTTTTAATGTTTGCTGCAGTCTGTGGCTACTTTCTTCAGCCATGTAATGGCTGCAATTGGAGGAAATACTGCTGGTCCAGGTGCACtgatgtttattttattagattGATGACTAATTGTGCAGTTTATGTGTTATAatgttctttaattttttttctttttttcttcaggGGATGCtgttgtaaatgtttatattaatCATGAAAAGAAGTTCGCATTTGTGGAGATGAGATCTGTGGAGGAGGCTAGTAATGCAATGGCTCTAGATGGGATTATCTTTGAGGTATTGTACCGTTTCTTATCTACATTATCTACGACTCTAATTTGTTATGAGCCATTTTCTTTTGCGTTGTGACTGAATTTTTCTCTTTGATATAACAACTTTACCAGGGAGCTCCTGTCAAGGTGAGGAGACCCAGCGACTATAATCCATCTCTTGCTGCCACACTTGGTCCAAGCCAGCCCAATCCCAACCTCAACCTGGGTGCGGTTGGTTTAACTCCAGGCTCTGCTGGCGGCCTTGAGGGTCCAGACCGCATCTTTGTTGGTGGGCTCCCCTATTACTTCACAGAAGCACAAATCAGGGAGCTGTTAGAATCTTTTGGACCCCTTCGAGGTTTTGATCTAGTCAAAGATAGAGAAACCGGCAACTCAAAAGGCTATGCATTCTGTGTTTATCAAGATCTTTCAGTTACAGACATAGCTTGTGCTGCCCTGAATGGAATTAAAATGGGCGATAAAACTCTCACCGTCAGGCGTGCTAACCAGGGGGCTAGCCAACCTAAGCCTGAGCAAGAGACTGTACTGTTGCATGCTCAGCAGCAGATTGCATTGCAGGTGAGAGTACACTTGTTGTGTCGTCATTTAATTCTTCTTATGGTTACTCCatctttattttgattttttattaagtttttttaatcTAAGCTCTATCATTTTGCAGAGACTTATGTTACAACCTGTGCCTACTAAAGTCGTATGCCTAACTCAAGTTGTTACTCCGGATGAGCTCAAAGACGATGACGAGTATGAAGACATCTTGGAAGACATGAGAACCGAAGGCGGGAAATTTGGTAAAGCTTTTGAACAAtacttttattttgattttattgcaCCTTTTTTTTCCTCTCTGGCTTTCTTAGTTAGGCGCCTTTCTTTTTTTAATGTTGTTCAGTGAGGCTTTTTACTTAGTAAttgattttctttattttctttttgttgttgTATGTCTGTTTTACAGCCTTTTGTAGTCCCACATTCTGCTATAAAGAATCAGGCCTAACATACACAGACAGAAGACATCTTTATccactattattattattatctacTTGAGAtccatttttctaaaaataaaactgTTAATATTGGAAAACTGTTTTTGTTGCCAATTTTCACACTTTAAATGCAGGTACATTGGCTAGTGTTGTTATCCCACGACCAAAGGGAGATGATGGCGACGTGGCAGCAGGAGTTGGGAAGGTCAGTGCCTGTACCTTAATTTTTTGGTGGTGCATAGGGgtattggtttggtttggtctGGAATTGGCCTAAACCTACCATACTGGAAGTTTTGAAATGTTAAAACTGCACCGACCTATAGTGCAATTTCAAATTGGCACCGAACCAGACCAAACTATTTAATGATCGattcatgttttttttcttttttgggaAATGACTtcgatattttttaaaaatcaattaaacattATAGATTAagatatacatatatatgaaaaaaaaaatcttatgtttattttttaaataattaccaATGGATttacatgtatatatatgttaaaCTTTCAAGACTTCATACTTATTTATTTGGCTTTGGTTATTTCGGTTATTTGTAAGAAtagaaactaaaccaaatatTCCTCgatgacctaaccattcttacaAGTTCAGTGGCAGATGACCTTTGTCctatttgttttctaacatttttttCCTAGACTATGTATTTGTTAAGCACAAGTGTCCATGTGTGTTCAGGTGTTCTTGGAGTATGTAGATATGGAAGGTGCCTCAAAAGCTCGATCAGGGATGAACGGAAGAAAATTTGGCGGAAATCAAGTGGTGGCCGTATTTTATGCAGAGAACAAGTTCTACCAGGCTGACTATGATGGATAGTCACTTGAATTTTGCATTCTGTGACATTGTTTTATTAGAACCTGTAGTTGTTAGATTATGATATGCTGATAACTAGAGTGATTCTTTCTCAACCTTCAACTTTCCTTTGTGTTTTCATTATCGGAATTATTAGTAGATGTTGATATACAGCTCTTTATTTGAATtccttttcaatttcatttcatGCATGGCTGCAGATGGGATGAGCTGAGCTcgatttatgttaaatttgagctcaaatgagtttaaatttttaagtttgaGCTTGAAGTACACTGACATTCTCCCTTAATTGGAATAAGTTTGATTCATATACTAATTGTAAAAACgctaaaatttagatttttctataattatcctaccaaaaaatttaattgataaataatgaaaataaaaaagaaagtttTATGTTACTATTCATGGATCTTTGAAACCAAGAAAAACTGTTCTTTATGGAAAAgggttttatataaataattgcCAATCAAAACAATGTATGGCTGTGCTATAGCTGGAGTTGATAAACATTATAGAATAAAAGGGAAAAGAAATCTATGGTGGTTTGAAATTTGACTACCAAAAGCATCttctaatagttttttttaatctaaaaagtGAGatgcaaataaaagaaaatgagaagAGATGACATAACactttaaaagttaaatataaaGGTTCACAGTTCACACATGATACGACAACTATATATGTATTTGCCACAGAGAAATAATGTAGTAGTATAACTTAAGAAAAGAGAGAGTtggtttatttataatatattataaattataacatttaaaaaacaCCCTTATTAGGATATTAATTATATACATTCATATCAAATTATTAGTAGAGAAAATTAGAGTGGTTACGGGGTTTGGacatttttattagaattttacgGGCCCAAAAATGGGTTTAGAGAAATACGGTggccttttaatttttttgaattttagaatttttattagCAATTATATGTTTTCTAATTTGAAAATAGCCCTTATCAGAAATGGTAACCTCcctatttaaatttcaattagatTCTTCCAAGAATATCTCCGAAAATTTCTCCACAAATAACTCCTCAAACAACTCCCCAATCCCACTTTTCAAatctttccttttttttttttgattttaggtTGACAGGAATTATGGAATGGCGAAAACTAGAGCTTCTTCAACAAATAATTCTGATATGAAATCATCCTCATCAAAGACACCCGCAATGACAAAATCAAAGAGGGTATCTAGCAAACGGAAGGTTGATTTTGATGATGTTCAAATTACGAGTAAGAACCCTAGAGTTCATTGTCACTGATaatcagaagaagaaaaaaattgttcCTTCTCCTCATACTTCTATTAAggtaatttttatcaaaattctttattttttttacctttaattgatttttgtattttgtttcttGTGATTTAATAATGTATTTTAGGGTGTGTAACTAAATATTGTCTATTTGATTGTTTTGTTTAGATGTGTTTAAATTTGGTATTTGTTgtctaaatttttcaatttttttaatgcatgtttaatgtttttaatctgTTTATGGTTAATATTTAATTGTCAGTTGGTTACCTATGGGTGAACTGAGATTAGAATGTATTTATGTGTTAGACCCTTTTTATGAGCTCTGTATTGTGTTAgttatgttaatttttatttttttatgcattttatttgtttgttaatTGTGTAAGTGTTATTATAAAGTTACTAGATGGTTAACTATAGGTGAACTGAGAGtaatatgtttttttagaaaataattattgtcAGTATACATGCTAGTTAACTATTAGATAACTATTAGTACACTATTAGTTAACTTATAACAGAAACTTTAATTCTACAAGTATTTCTAAAGTTTTTGAATcgtctttgttattttttatattgcagtttttttctgtcaagctgatgaaaaaaacgatgaaCGAAGGCGGTTTGAGTTGAACGAAGAAAGCAGTCATTGGAGTGAGACGAAGATAGGCGAACGATGAACGAAAGCGAACAATGAACGAAGGCGCGGTGGCTGGCAGCCATTgtcttttttattataattggaATTTTAAcaatgatgtaaaaataattaagattaACTGTATGTTtctaatggttaattaatagttaactaactttgtatgattttttatataaaacatgaatatatattgataattactttttttttaattacggTTAACTAATATGTGACTAATAGTTAGCTAACAGTTATTTTTATacgtatgattatttttaaaataattgaaatttgatgttcagttgtttttttgttatatttgaataattttaaaaataattaggggGTAATTATACGTTTTCTAACGGTTAATTATTAGTTAACTATACTTGTGTTGGTTATCTAAAACATGAATATATAatgttaattatcttttttttattagttaaagttaactaACAAGTGACTACTGGTTAACTGACAGTTAACTAATTTGGTGTACTGTTAATTTTATGACATATTATAGttagatttatctaaaaatgattttatgatgttcataattttttttattaaatttaatttattaatggttAATTATATGTAAACTGAtagtatatcatttttttacaaataaatgaatttatattgtatattcatatttgttgattgtttatgatgAGTTAATGCATTTCTTGTTTACAAAACTGTTTGATGATTTCTTGATTGTCTTATttgctgaattttttttgtttcttaatgagTTTCTGATTTGCTAATTTCAAATATTGGTACGTTTTTAAAAAGTCATTGCAATTCCATTATATATGGAAAGTTTGTTAAATGCAAGTAATTTCTCCTTATGAATCTTGAAGAttcttgaaaatatattttcaatatgTTAATTTGCCCATTTATAGGAGATATTCAAAATCAAGACATCTTATATCCTTATTTATTCTAACCGTATTTCCTATatcaaatttgttatttttgcaatttgaaatttgataatTGTATTATTCAACTTTGATTTTTCCTatagtaaaatttataatattttcacaCAAGTAGGGTAGTTGTCAATTTTTCCCTTATTAGTAATCTCATTTTAATACTTTCTTTTTTGTCATAAGGTCTAGGTGGACAACacaattatgataaattttcaagATTGCATACTATCAATATACCAAGTGGTTTAAGGCCAATTTAACATCTAAAGACTAATTACTAACAATTaacgtaattaaattttatccatCGACCCATAAATTATATCTTGCGACAtagaatttgaattttgatCTCCAACGAGTGCTCTGTCGACAAGACTATACTTTATTACTTGTTTAACAAAGGATGAGTTAAATTAATCTAATTGGGTAAAACAAAGTGATGAAGTGGCTGTCCAAGACAAGGGTCCCATGCATTATTGTCACTATGCTTCCTCTATTACACAAATTAGTAGTGCACTAATTGCCAAAACTATCTTCAAGGATGTGGGActcaattataaaacaattccaaaatttACGGCATTAAATTTAGACAACTAGACATTGAGCTACCTAGTAGTAGCACTAGAATATGAAAAATCTTTACTTGTGAGGTTTGGCTAATTGGTTTGTTGAAATAGAGTATTACGAATTGAATCGGACCGATCCGTTTTGGTTCTTCGCTAAAATTAAAATCACGGTTCATTTTCTTTAAactgaaaaaatttataaaatttgaaaattaatgaaACGATTAACCATAAAAGTTGTATAATTCATTACGTACTAATAATTGTGTGATGCATTTACTaagttttcaatttatttattcgtggaaatacacacacacacactattTAACCAATTAATCAGTGGTT containing:
- the LOC126656760 gene encoding splicing factor U2af large subunit B-like isoform X9, with the translated sequence MFGLGTGQATRHARRVYVGGLPPTANEQSVATFFSHVMAAIGGNTAGPGDAVVNVYINHEKKFAFVEMRSVEEASNAMALDGIIFEGAPVKVRRPSDYNPSLAATLGPSQPNPNLNLGAVGLTPGSAGGLEGPDRIFVGGLPYYFTEAQIRELLESFGPLRGFDLVKDRETGNSKGYAFCVYQDLSVTDIACAALNGIKMGDKTLTVRRANQGASQPKPEQETVLLHAQQQIALQRLMLQPVPTKVVCLTQVVTPDELKDDDEYEDILEDMRTEGGKFGTLASVVIPRPKGDDGDVAAGVGKVFLEYVDMEGASKARSGMNGRKFGGNQVVAVFYAENKFYQADYDG
- the LOC126656760 gene encoding splicing factor U2af large subunit B-like isoform X5; this encodes MVLVRLQLATIACFGQIPGTTPAIQGIFPNMFGLGTGQFGTLPVMPVQAMTQQATRHARRVYVGGLPPTANEQSVATFFSHVMAAIGGNTAGPGDAVVNVYINHEKKFAFVEMRSVEEASNAMALDGIIFEGAPVKVRRPSDYNPSLAATLGPSQPNPNLNLGAVGLTPGSAGGLEGPDRIFVGGLPYYFTEAQIRELLESFGPLRGFDLVKDRETGNSKGYAFCVYQDLSVTDIACAALNGIKMGDKTLTVRRANQGASQPKPEQETVLLHAQQQIALQRLMLQPVPTKVVCLTQVVTPDELKDDDEYEDILEDMRTEGGKFGTLASVVIPRPKGDDGDVAAGVGKVFLEYVDMEGASKARSGMNGRKFGGNQVVAVFYAENKFYQADYDG
- the LOC126656760 gene encoding splicing factor U2af large subunit A-like isoform X1; translation: MTDYEGRYDGNGMDFDNNDNYAASGGAVSSPPLRGEDHGDSKSQHREHERESSKSREKDREKGRDKERDRDRDRDRDKERERDKDGERSRDRDRDRDRDRERDRDKDRDRHHRDRDRHRDRGERRERGRDRDDDGFSRSRDFDRDRRRDFDREREDKHKRPSRSSSRGRTERRSKSPSRERSRSKSKRISGFDMAPPQHSLLPGAAAVAAVAGQIPGTTPAIQGIFPNMFGLGTGQQFGTLPVMPVQAMTQQATRHARRVYVGGLPPTANEQSVATFFSHVMAAIGGNTAGPGDAVVNVYINHEKKFAFVEMRSVEEASNAMALDGIIFEGAPVKVRRPSDYNPSLAATLGPSQPNPNLNLGAVGLTPGSAGGLEGPDRIFVGGLPYYFTEAQIRELLESFGPLRGFDLVKDRETGNSKGYAFCVYQDLSVTDIACAALNGIKMGDKTLTVRRANQGASQPKPEQETVLLHAQQQIALQRLMLQPVPTKVVCLTQVVTPDELKDDDEYEDILEDMRTEGGKFGTLASVVIPRPKGDDGDVAAGVGKVFLEYVDMEGASKARSGMNGRKFGGNQVVAVFYAENKFYQADYDG
- the LOC126656760 gene encoding splicing factor U2af large subunit B-like isoform X6, translated to MVLVRLQLATIACFGQIPGTTPAIQGIFPNMFGLGTGQATRHARRVYVGGLPPTANEQSVATFFSHVMAAIGGNTAGPGDAVVNVYINHEKKFAFVEMRSVEEASNAMALDGIIFEGAPVKVRRPSDYNPSLAATLGPSQPNPNLNLGAVGLTPGSAGGLEGPDRIFVGGLPYYFTEAQIRELLESFGPLRGFDLVKDRETGNSKGYAFCVYQDLSVTDIACAALNGIKMGDKTLTVRRANQGASQPKPEQETVLLHAQQQIALQRLMLQPVPTKVVCLTQVVTPDELKDDDEYEDILEDMRTEGGKFGTLASVVIPRPKGDDGDVAAGVGKVFLEYVDMEGASKARSGMNGRKFGGNQVVAVFYAENKFYQADYDG
- the LOC126656760 gene encoding splicing factor U2af large subunit A-like isoform X3 — encoded protein: MTDYEGRYDGNGMDFDNNDNYAASGGAVSSPPLRGEDHGDSKSQHREHERESSKSREKDREKGRDKERDRDRDRDRDKERERDKDGERSRDRDRDRDRDRERDRDKDRDRHHRDRDRHRDRGERRERGRDRDDDGFSRSRDFDRDRRRDFDREREDKHKRPSRSSSRGRTERRSKSPSRERSRSKSKRISGFDMAPPQHSLLPGAAAVAAVAGQIPGTTPAIQGIFPNMFGLGTGQATRHARRVYVGGLPPTANEQSVATFFSHVMAAIGGNTAGPGDAVVNVYINHEKKFAFVEMRSVEEASNAMALDGIIFEGAPVKVRRPSDYNPSLAATLGPSQPNPNLNLGAVGLTPGSAGGLEGPDRIFVGGLPYYFTEAQIRELLESFGPLRGFDLVKDRETGNSKGYAFCVYQDLSVTDIACAALNGIKMGDKTLTVRRANQGASQPKPEQETVLLHAQQQIALQRLMLQPVPTKVVCLTQVVTPDELKDDDEYEDILEDMRTEGGKFGTLASVVIPRPKGDDGDVAAGVGKVFLEYVDMEGASKARSGMNGRKFGGNQVVAVFYAENKFYQADYDG
- the LOC126656760 gene encoding splicing factor U2af large subunit B-like isoform X7; translation: MFGLGTGQQFGTLPVMPVQAMTQQATRHARRVYVGGLPPTANEQSVATFFSHVMAAIGGNTAGPGDAVVNVYINHEKKFAFVEMRSVEEASNAMALDGIIFEGAPVKVRRPSDYNPSLAATLGPSQPNPNLNLGAVGLTPGSAGGLEGPDRIFVGGLPYYFTEAQIRELLESFGPLRGFDLVKDRETGNSKGYAFCVYQDLSVTDIACAALNGIKMGDKTLTVRRANQGASQPKPEQETVLLHAQQQIALQRLMLQPVPTKVVCLTQVVTPDELKDDDEYEDILEDMRTEGGKFGTLASVVIPRPKGDDGDVAAGVGKVFLEYVDMEGASKARSGMNGRKFGGNQVVAVFYAENKFYQADYDG
- the LOC126656760 gene encoding splicing factor U2af large subunit B-like isoform X4, giving the protein MVLVRLQLATIACFGQIPGTTPAIQGIFPNMFGLGTGQQFGTLPVMPVQAMTQQATRHARRVYVGGLPPTANEQSVATFFSHVMAAIGGNTAGPGDAVVNVYINHEKKFAFVEMRSVEEASNAMALDGIIFEGAPVKVRRPSDYNPSLAATLGPSQPNPNLNLGAVGLTPGSAGGLEGPDRIFVGGLPYYFTEAQIRELLESFGPLRGFDLVKDRETGNSKGYAFCVYQDLSVTDIACAALNGIKMGDKTLTVRRANQGASQPKPEQETVLLHAQQQIALQRLMLQPVPTKVVCLTQVVTPDELKDDDEYEDILEDMRTEGGKFGTLASVVIPRPKGDDGDVAAGVGKVFLEYVDMEGASKARSGMNGRKFGGNQVVAVFYAENKFYQADYDG
- the LOC126656760 gene encoding splicing factor U2af large subunit B-like isoform X8 — protein: MFGLGTGQFGTLPVMPVQAMTQQATRHARRVYVGGLPPTANEQSVATFFSHVMAAIGGNTAGPGDAVVNVYINHEKKFAFVEMRSVEEASNAMALDGIIFEGAPVKVRRPSDYNPSLAATLGPSQPNPNLNLGAVGLTPGSAGGLEGPDRIFVGGLPYYFTEAQIRELLESFGPLRGFDLVKDRETGNSKGYAFCVYQDLSVTDIACAALNGIKMGDKTLTVRRANQGASQPKPEQETVLLHAQQQIALQRLMLQPVPTKVVCLTQVVTPDELKDDDEYEDILEDMRTEGGKFGTLASVVIPRPKGDDGDVAAGVGKVFLEYVDMEGASKARSGMNGRKFGGNQVVAVFYAENKFYQADYDG
- the LOC126656760 gene encoding splicing factor U2af large subunit A-like isoform X2, producing MTDYEGRYDGNGMDFDNNDNYAASGGAVSSPPLRGEDHGDSKSQHREHERESSKSREKDREKGRDKERDRDRDRDRDKERERDKDGERSRDRDRDRDRDRERDRDKDRDRHHRDRDRHRDRGERRERGRDRDDDGFSRSRDFDRDRRRDFDREREDKHKRPSRSSSRGRTERRSKSPSRERSRSKSKRISGFDMAPPQHSLLPGAAAVAAVAGQIPGTTPAIQGIFPNMFGLGTGQFGTLPVMPVQAMTQQATRHARRVYVGGLPPTANEQSVATFFSHVMAAIGGNTAGPGDAVVNVYINHEKKFAFVEMRSVEEASNAMALDGIIFEGAPVKVRRPSDYNPSLAATLGPSQPNPNLNLGAVGLTPGSAGGLEGPDRIFVGGLPYYFTEAQIRELLESFGPLRGFDLVKDRETGNSKGYAFCVYQDLSVTDIACAALNGIKMGDKTLTVRRANQGASQPKPEQETVLLHAQQQIALQRLMLQPVPTKVVCLTQVVTPDELKDDDEYEDILEDMRTEGGKFGTLASVVIPRPKGDDGDVAAGVGKVFLEYVDMEGASKARSGMNGRKFGGNQVVAVFYAENKFYQADYDG